Below is a genomic region from Rhodospirillum centenum SW.
GTCCGCCTTCACGATCAGGGCGACGGTGCCGTAGACCGCCAGCGTGATGCCGATGCCGACGATGGCCAGCACCGCGGCCTGTCCCCAGAAGGAGGAGGTCTCCTCCGCCACGGTGCTCAGCGTGATGGCCATGATCTCGGCCGACAGGATGAAGTCGGTCTTGATGGCGCCGCTGACCTTCTCTTCCTCCAGGGCGCGGGCGTCCTGGATCGTGGCGGCCACGGCGCCGCCGGGTCCGTGCGTGACGGCATGCGGCCAGACGGCCTCGTACACCTTCTCCGCCCCCTCGTAGCAGAGGAAGGCGCCGCCCAGCATCAGCAGCGGCGTGATCGCCCAGGGCGCCACCAGACTGAGCAGCAGCGCCAGCGGCAGCAGGTACAGGAGCTTGTTCTTCAGCGAGCCGACGGTGATGCGCCCGATGATCGGCAGCTCGCGCTCGGCGCTGAATCCGGTGACATAGCGCGGCGTGACGGCCGCATCGTCCACCACCACGCCCGCGGCCTTCGCCCCGGCGCGGGAGGCCTGCCCCGCCGCATCGTCGATGGAGGCCGCGGCCACCTTGGCCAGCCCGACCACGTCGTCCAGCAGGGCGATCAATCCGGTGCTCATGGACCCTCTGCATGCTGCCTGTCAGACCGGCAGCTTGGCCTTAACAGCCCGCCGCCGTCCAGGCAACACCGTCCTGCGGCCGCAGCTCACGGGAGGAGCGAGACGTCCCGCCGTTCCGGTCCGGGCGACCCGCCGGGCCTTCTCCGCCGGCGCTTTCGACAGGGCGGCCCGCCCTGGGCTATCGTCGTCCCCAACGACAATGGCCGGGAGGACCACCCATGACAGACGGCACCATGAAAGACGGCACCGGGGCCTTCATGGCCGCGCGCGACATCCTGCTGGCGGCCGGGACCGACTACGACCGGGCGCGGCGGGAGTTCCGCTGGCCCGACACCGGCCCCTTCAACTGGGCGCTGGACTATTTCGACGTCATCGCGCGGGACAACCCGCAGCCCGCCCTGCGCGTGGTTTCCGAAGACGGGAGCGAGGAGACGGTCAGTTATGCGGAGATGGCGGCCCGGTCCGCCCGCACCGCGACCTGGCTGCGCGGGCTGGGTGTCGGACGGGGGGACCGCATCCTGCTGATGCTGCCCAACATCCCGCCGCTGTGGGAGGTGATGCTGGCCGCCATGAAGCTGGGGGCGGTGGTGATCCCGGCGACCACCCTGCTGGCCGGCGAGGAGCTGCGCGACCGGGTGGAGCGCGGCGGCGCCCGGTTCGTCATCGTCGCGGCCGGACAGTGCGACCGGTTCGACGATCTGCCCGGGGTCACCCGCATCGCCGTCGGCGGCGCCCCGTCCGGCTGGATCGCCTATGAGGAGTCGCGCGGCGCCCCCGCCGAGTTCTCACCGGACGGGGAGACGCGGCCCGACGACCCGATGCTGCTCTACTTCACCTCCGGCACCACGGCGAAGCCCAAGCTGGTGCTGCACACGCACCGCTCCTATCCGGTCGGGCATCTCTCCACCATGTACTGGATCGGGCTGCGGCCGGAGGACGTCCACTGGAACATCAGCTCGCCCGGATGGGCGAAGCATGCCTGGAGCAACGTCTTCGCGCCCTGGAACGCCCAGGCGACGGTCTTCGTCTACAACTACGCCCGGTTCCAGGCGCGGGCAGTGCTGGACGTGCTGGTCGGGCACGGCGTGACGACGCTGTGCGCCCCGCCGACGGTCTGGCGCATGCTGATCCAGGAGGACCTGAAGTCCTGGCCCGTGCGCCTGCGCGAGGTGGTGGGGGCGGGCGAACCGCTGAACGCCGAGGTGATCGAGCAGGTGCGCAGTGCCTGGGGCCTGACGGTCCGCGACGGCTTCGGCCAGACCGAGACGACGGCCCAGGTGGGCAACAGCCCCGGCCAGCCGGTGAAGCCCGGCAGCATGGGCCGCCCCCTGCCCGGCTACGATGTCGTGCTGCTGGATGCCGACGGCAACGAGGCGGAGGAGGGCGAGATCGCCCTGCGGCTGTCCCCCCGCCCGGCGGGGCTGATGGCCGGATACCAGAGTGCGGCGGGAGAGCCGGTGCAGCCGCCGGCCGGCGGCTGGTACCGGACCGGCGATGTCGCCAGCCGCGACGCCGACGGCTATCTGACCTATGTCGGCCGGGCCGACGACGTGTTCAAGGCGAGCGACTACCGCATCAGCCCCTTCGAGCTGGAATCGGCCCTGATCGAGCATCCGGCCGTGGCCGAGGCCGCCGTCGTGCCGTCGCCCGATCCTGTCCGCCTTGCGGTGCCCAAGGCGTTCCTGGTGCTGGCCGCCGGGTACGAACCGGACGCCGATCTTGCGCGCGACATCTTCCGCCACATCCGGGCGACGCTGCCGCCCTACAAGCGGGTCCGGCGCATAGAGTTCGCGGACCTGCCCAAGACCATCTCCGGCAAGATCCGGAGGGTCGAGCTGCGCCGCGAGGAGCAGGGCCGCGCAGACGGCGACGGGCGCCACCCGCAGGAGTTCTGGGAGGAGGACTTCCCCGATCTGCGCTGACCGGCGGGCGGAGAAGTGGCGTCCCCGGACGGATTCGAACCGCCGACCTAGCGTTTAGGAAACGCTTGCTCTATCCGGCTGAGCTACGGGGACGCTGGGAACCGGCGCCGGGGCATCGCCCGGCGCCGGGCCATATAGCACAGAACGGGCCGTTGCACAGCCCCGACCGCGGCCCGTCCGGGACCGGCCGGGGGTGCCACGGGGCCGCAGGGCAAGGCCGGCAGGGCAAGGCCGGCAGGGAAGGCGGGCAGAAAGACCACAGCCGCCCCGCCGCCCGTCTCCGGTTTCCGTCTCCGGTTCGCGCTGCCGTGACCGCAGGCCGAACGGGCGGGCGGCGGGCGTTGAGGGGCGGCGGGGGATGGGGTAGCGTCCGCCGTTCCGAAACGGGAGGACGCAGAAGAATGGCCGAGAACCGCAGCCTGAGCGGCAAGACCCTGTTCATCACCGGCGCCAGCCGCGGCATCGGCAAGGCCATCGCCCTGCGCGCCGCGCGCGACGGCGCCAATGTCGCCATCGCGGCGAAGACGGCCGACCCGCACCCCAGGCTGGAAGGCACCATCTTCTCCACCGCCGCCGAGATCGAGGCGGCCGGCGGCCGCGCCCTGGCCGTGCAGGTGGACATCCGCGACGAAGGCGCCGTGGCCGACGCCGTCGCCCGCACGGTGGAGACGTTCGGCGGCATCGACATCCTGGTCAACAACGCCAGCGCCATCAGCCTGACCGGCACGCTGGACACGCCGATGAAGCGCTACGACCTGATGCAGGGCGTGAACGCCCGCGGCACCTTCGTCTGTTCCCAGGCCTGCCTGCCGCACCTGCTGGCGGCGCCGAACCCGCACATCCTGACGCTGTCGCCGCCCCTGAACCTGGACCCGAAATGGTTCAAGGGCCATGTCGCCTACACCATGGCCAAGTACGGCATGAGCATGTGCGTCCTGGGCATGGCCGAGGAGTTCCGCAGCCGTGGCGTGGCCGTCAACGCGCTGTGGCCGCGCACCGGCAT
It encodes:
- a CDS encoding DUF808 domain-containing protein — its product is MSTGLIALLDDVVGLAKVAAASIDDAAGQASRAGAKAAGVVVDDAAVTPRYVTGFSAERELPIIGRITVGSLKNKLLYLLPLALLLSLVAPWAITPLLMLGGAFLCYEGAEKVYEAVWPHAVTHGPGGAVAATIQDARALEEEKVSGAIKTDFILSAEIMAITLSTVAEETSSFWGQAAVLAIVGIGITLAVYGTVALIVKADDVGLALARNPRPVSTLLGLRRAAAADPTATDPTGADRALAGLTQGLGRGLVRFMPVFLKLLGLVGTAAMLWVGGGIVLHGLEVYGLPALGHAVHDAAHAAGHALAATSPALAATLEWLVGAAGAGLFGLALGALLIPLVHKGIAPLVARLRGRSDTGQEPAAH
- a CDS encoding AMP-binding protein, translated to MTDGTMKDGTGAFMAARDILLAAGTDYDRARREFRWPDTGPFNWALDYFDVIARDNPQPALRVVSEDGSEETVSYAEMAARSARTATWLRGLGVGRGDRILLMLPNIPPLWEVMLAAMKLGAVVIPATTLLAGEELRDRVERGGARFVIVAAGQCDRFDDLPGVTRIAVGGAPSGWIAYEESRGAPAEFSPDGETRPDDPMLLYFTSGTTAKPKLVLHTHRSYPVGHLSTMYWIGLRPEDVHWNISSPGWAKHAWSNVFAPWNAQATVFVYNYARFQARAVLDVLVGHGVTTLCAPPTVWRMLIQEDLKSWPVRLREVVGAGEPLNAEVIEQVRSAWGLTVRDGFGQTETTAQVGNSPGQPVKPGSMGRPLPGYDVVLLDADGNEAEEGEIALRLSPRPAGLMAGYQSAAGEPVQPPAGGWYRTGDVASRDADGYLTYVGRADDVFKASDYRISPFELESALIEHPAVAEAAVVPSPDPVRLAVPKAFLVLAAGYEPDADLARDIFRHIRATLPPYKRVRRIEFADLPKTISGKIRRVELRREEQGRADGDGRHPQEFWEEDFPDLR
- a CDS encoding SDR family oxidoreductase translates to MAENRSLSGKTLFITGASRGIGKAIALRAARDGANVAIAAKTADPHPRLEGTIFSTAAEIEAAGGRALAVQVDIRDEGAVADAVARTVETFGGIDILVNNASAISLTGTLDTPMKRYDLMQGVNARGTFVCSQACLPHLLAAPNPHILTLSPPLNLDPKWFKGHVAYTMAKYGMSMCVLGMAEEFRSRGVAVNALWPRTGIATAAMRMLGGGEVPPGCRDVAIMADAAHLILTSDSRSTTGNFFIDEDVLRAAGVTDFGPYAIDPSQPLFPDLFLD